From the Methanoculleus caldifontis genome, the window CGTCGTGGGGCTGGCGCTCGCCGGGTCGCTGATCAATACCTTCATCAAGCCGGTCACCTACGCCGAGATCGGCTATACGGAGAGAGTCGCCGGGAAGATCGAGGACCCCCTCGAGGGAGTCGGCTTCTTCGGGCGGCCCGAGACCGTCCTCGTGCTGGTGCTCGGCGGCGTGACCGGGTACATCTGGGCCGCGATCCTCCTCATCGCAGTCTGCACGAACCTCTCGGCGGTGCAGCGGATCTTCTACCTCTACCGGCAGTACTCCTGAACGGGGACTGCTTTCCTCGTTTTTTCTTCACGTTTCAGATTGGGAGATATGTCCTGCCCAATACCCGTCGTCCACGAAGATCGGCGACACTAACTCCGACCGGAGGTATCCCCTGAGCCGGCAGGCGTGAATTGGCAGTGCCTCGCGCGAAGGGAGTTGCAGCATCCCTCTACCAGCCTTCGCGTCCTTCGCGCCTTCGTGTGAGACTATGTACAAGGGTAATGATAAGGCCTCACGCGAAAGACGTGAAGCCGCGAAGTGCGATGTTCCGTGAGGAGCGGAGCATGAGAAGGCATCAGGTGCGAGGTGCGAACGAAGCGAGATTCACCGAGAGGTGTGAAGTGCGATGCCCCGGACCCGTGGAGGCATGCAACGGTAACCACGGGCCCTGGCCGGGAGGGGCCTCCGCCGGTTCCTGTCAGGGCTGGAGATCGGACCGCGCGGCCTTCGGCCGGAGGATCCGTTCCACCTCGCTCCTGTAGAGCCGGTAGAGGTTGTCGGCGAGGGTGCCGAGTTCGGGAAGGACCATGAAGAGGGCGTAGGCGAGGACGACGAGGAAGACGAGCGCTCCCAGTTCGGCCATGACATTATGCGCCCAGAAGAAACTCTCGTACCCGAACTCGCCGTTGCCGGCGATCTGGGGGAGGAAGGGGAACCACTGCTCGGTATACGCCGTGATCACGAAGACGTTCCGGACGATGTTTAAGACGTAGATCGTCGGGAAGACCACGAGAAACCCGATGACCTTCTGCCGGAGCGTCGACTGCACGCCCCAGGCGACGCCGAGCATGATCGCGATGCTCTGAATCCCCGTGCAGGCGAGGATGATCTCGGTCCTGAAGCCGTTGCGCTCCACCAGGTTCCAGGCGTCCAGGTTCACGGGGTACCCGACCGCCGCAAGCGCCGCGGACGTCTGGTTCACGACGATCGCGATGAGCCAGTCCCCGAGTGCCGGGATGTAGGCGAAGGGAGCGAAGATCAGGAACGCCACGGCCGCGATCCCCGAGAGCTGCATCACCCGCGGATCGCCAAGGAGCAGATATTTGATGGTGATATAGAGGAAGGGGACCGAGAGCAGGGCTATTATCGGATACATGAAGTTATTGAGGGAGAAGTAGTAGGGGAGCTCAAGGAAGAGGTATCCGACGATGCTTGCCCAGCCGCCGACGGCAAAGTACTTCCGGAACCGGCCCGGGACAAGAAAGGCGAGAAAGCAGATGCAGGAGATCAGCACCAGGTAATCCTTCATCCTTTACCCATCGGCGTAACCGGCAATAAAGCATTTGTGCGCCCGATCCGGTCGCGCCGCCGGTTGCGCGGTCCCGGCCATACGGCAAGGCCAAGGGTTAATTTTGATCGGTATCCCATTCATAATAATGATGTTCTGTCCACAGTGCAAAGGCCTGATGATATCGTCCGGGGGTCAGCTGAAGTGCAAAAAATGCGGTTATATCAGGGAGATCAACGACCTCGACCGGTTGAGGAAGACAGACAAACGTGTGGAGAAGGAGATCACCATCGTTGACGAAGAGGATAAGATAGCAACCCTTCCGACCGCGAGCATCAAATGTCCCGAGTGCGACTGCCTGACGGCATACTGGTGGCTGCGGCAGCTGCGGGCGGCAGATGAGAGCGAGGTCCGGTTCTTCCGCTGCACGGCCTGCGGGAAGACCTGGCGCGAATACGACTAAATCCCGGGCGTAAGCCCCGTATCCCTCTTCTTTGCCCGTATCTTTACGGGGACCGCTATCTGACCCCCATACAGGCGATGACGTAGTCCACAGTTTGACCGGGAGGTTTTCCCCGCCCGCTGCCGGGTGGTGCCTCTCTGGTGCATCCGCCTCCTCAACCAGAATGTTGATATACAATATACATTATTAATAATGTATAATAGGGGCGACAAGATGGCTGATAATTTCAATGTCAGACTCGATGAGGTGAAGTACTACACCCCTGATGCCTGCTGCAAGGAGCAGTCCTGGATAGGCGACTACAACCGGACCTACCAGGCGTTCCTGGCCGACCCCGATGGGTTCTGGGACGGCATCGCCCGGGAGCTCGACTGGTTTCAGCCCTGGGACCGGGTGAAGGAGTGGAACTACCCGTATGCCCGGTGGTTCCTGAACGGAAAGCTCAACATCACCCACAACTGCCTGGACCGCCACGCCCACAGCCAGCGGCGGAACAAGGTCGCTCTCATGTGGCGTGGCGAGGACGAGGGTGACGAGCAGATCTACACCTACCGCCAGCTCCACCAGGCGGTCTGCCGGTTCGCAAACGGCTTGAAGCGCCTCGGCGTCGGCAAAGGCGACCGGGTCTGCATCTACATGCCGGTGGTACCCGAGCAGGTCATCGCGATGCTCGCCTGCGCCCGGATCGGAGCCATCCACTCCGTCGTCTTCGGCGGGTTCGGGGTCAACGCGCTCAACCAGCGGATCAGGGGCATCGAGGCGAAGGTGGTCATCACCGCCGACGTCACCTACCGGCGCGGGAAGGCCATCCCGCTCAAGAACATCGTCGAGGAGGCGGTCGTGAGCGCCCCGAGCGTCGAGCGGATCGTCATCCTCCGGCGCGACACAGACAAACCCGTCGAACTCCACCCCGAGATGGAAGTGGACTACTACGACCTGACGGAAGGCGTGGACCGGGAGTGTCCGGCGGAGCCGATGGATGCCGAGGACCCGCTCTTCATCCTCTACACGAGCGGCACCACGGGGTCCCCGAAGGGTATCGTCCACACCTGCGGCGGCTACACCGTCGGGACCTACTACACGACGAAGTACGTCTTCGACGTCAAGGACAGCGACGTCTACTGGTG encodes:
- a CDS encoding transcription factor S, whose protein sequence is MMFCPQCKGLMISSGGQLKCKKCGYIREINDLDRLRKTDKRVEKEITIVDEEDKIATLPTASIKCPECDCLTAYWWLRQLRAADESEVRFFRCTACGKTWREYD
- the artA gene encoding archaeosortase A, encoding MKDYLVLISCICFLAFLVPGRFRKYFAVGGWASIVGYLFLELPYYFSLNNFMYPIIALLSVPFLYITIKYLLLGDPRVMQLSGIAAVAFLIFAPFAYIPALGDWLIAIVVNQTSAALAAVGYPVNLDAWNLVERNGFRTEIILACTGIQSIAIMLGVAWGVQSTLRQKVIGFLVVFPTIYVLNIVRNVFVITAYTEQWFPFLPQIAGNGEFGYESFFWAHNVMAELGALVFLVVLAYALFMVLPELGTLADNLYRLYRSEVERILRPKAARSDLQP